The following proteins are encoded in a genomic region of Mycolicibacterium confluentis:
- a CDS encoding aldehyde dehydrogenase (NADP(+)) translates to MDSRREELTSVDARTGEVASLATSSTPPDELTSMARDAAAAVPYLCGLGRTGRAALLNQLADALERRRSDIVDVADKETALGGVRLNGELTRTCVQLRFMAEVVAEGSYLNASIDHPGDTPMGVRPDLRRTSIPMGPVAVFGASNFPLAFSVPGGDTASALAAGCPVIAKAHPSHVATSALIAEIWLDELQRFGAPPGVFSIVYGMDAGTALILDPNIKAVGFTGSLAGGRALFDLAGRRETPIPFYGELGSVNPLVVTAAAADDRGESIGAGIAASMTLGVGQFCTKPGLFLIPASPAGDRVVEALVSGLRGVEPAYPLNAGIREAYREGVARIATVAEVLVGQATTDGRQIGPVLAAADVEAVVGDGQRLLTHEIFGPFGLLVRYRETAEVLRVLRSLPATLTGTVHVGDADQDAAAITTELENLSGRIVYNGYPTGVAVSWSMQHGGPYPASTVSASTSVGAAAVGRWIRPLCYQDAPQSVLPDELRDTPSQPLPRRIDGRLITPTPQPGAN, encoded by the coding sequence TTGGATTCGCGACGGGAAGAACTCACCTCGGTTGACGCCAGGACGGGTGAGGTGGCGTCACTGGCCACATCCAGCACACCACCGGATGAGCTGACGTCGATGGCCCGCGACGCTGCGGCTGCGGTGCCCTATCTGTGCGGCCTGGGCCGGACCGGCCGCGCCGCGCTGCTCAACCAACTGGCCGATGCCCTGGAGCGACGACGGTCGGACATCGTCGACGTCGCCGACAAGGAGACCGCGCTGGGCGGCGTTCGCCTCAACGGTGAGCTCACCCGGACATGTGTGCAGCTGCGATTCATGGCTGAGGTGGTGGCCGAGGGCAGTTACCTCAACGCGTCGATCGATCATCCCGGTGACACCCCGATGGGGGTGCGCCCGGACCTGCGGAGAACATCCATCCCGATGGGCCCCGTGGCGGTCTTCGGGGCCAGTAATTTCCCCCTCGCGTTCAGCGTGCCCGGTGGCGACACCGCATCCGCGCTTGCCGCCGGGTGCCCGGTGATCGCAAAGGCGCATCCCTCCCACGTTGCGACATCGGCGCTGATCGCTGAGATCTGGCTGGATGAACTGCAGCGATTTGGCGCGCCCCCAGGGGTGTTCAGCATCGTTTATGGGATGGACGCCGGAACCGCGTTGATCCTTGACCCGAACATCAAGGCGGTCGGTTTCACGGGATCGCTGGCCGGCGGGCGCGCGCTCTTCGACCTGGCGGGCCGGCGGGAAACGCCGATCCCCTTCTACGGCGAGTTGGGCAGCGTCAATCCACTCGTGGTGACGGCAGCGGCCGCCGATGATCGCGGGGAGTCCATCGGTGCCGGTATCGCGGCATCGATGACACTGGGAGTCGGTCAGTTCTGCACCAAGCCCGGCCTGTTTCTGATCCCGGCCTCCCCCGCGGGCGACCGAGTCGTCGAAGCGCTGGTCTCTGGTCTGCGCGGCGTCGAGCCCGCATACCCGTTGAATGCCGGGATCCGCGAGGCGTACCGCGAAGGAGTCGCTCGGATCGCCACCGTCGCAGAGGTTCTCGTGGGCCAGGCCACGACCGACGGTCGTCAGATCGGGCCAGTGCTGGCAGCCGCTGATGTCGAAGCGGTCGTTGGGGACGGACAACGTCTGCTCACCCACGAGATCTTTGGCCCCTTCGGCCTGTTGGTTCGGTACCGGGAGACAGCCGAAGTCCTCCGCGTGCTCAGAAGCCTTCCGGCCACCCTCACCGGTACCGTGCATGTCGGCGATGCCGATCAGGACGCGGCCGCGATCACCACCGAGCTCGAAAACCTCTCCGGCAGAATTGTTTACAATGGATACCCGACCGGGGTTGCGGTGTCGTGGTCGATGCAGCACGGCGGCCCCTATCCGGCATCCACGGTCTCCGCGTCGACGTCGGTCGGTGCCGCCGCGGTCGGCCGTTGGATCCGCCCACTCTGCTACCAGGACGCGCCTCAGTCGGTGTTGCCCGACGAACTCCGAGACACTCCGTCGCAACCTCTTCCACGCCGGATAGACGGGCGTCTGATCACCCCCACCCCCCAACCAGGAGCCAACTGA